CTGCCTCCCGGCCCACCGTGGAGAGGAGATCGCCGAGGCGGTGCTCGAGGGGCCGCAATCCGCCGTCTTCGACGAGGCGGAGAACCGCCTGTACGTCCAGATGGCCGTTCTCGAGAAGCTCATCAGACACTGAAGATGTCAAGGAGGAACAAGTTGAAAAAAGTGAAGAAAGTGGTTCTCGCGTATTCGGGGGGTCTGGACACCTCGGTCATCCTGGCGTGGCTCGTCGAGAATTACGATTGCGAGGTGATCGCCTTTGTCGCCGACCTCGGGCAGGGAGAGGAACTGGGCCCCGTGCGCGTCAAGGCGAAAAGGACCGGCGCCTCGAAGGTATACGTGGAGAACGTGCAGGACGAATTCGTCAGCGACTTCGTCTTCCCCGCGCTCATGGCGAACGCTGTCTACGAGGGTTCGTATCTCCTCGGCACCTCCATCGCCCGGCCTTTGATCGCAAAGAAGCAGATCGAGGTGGTCAGAAGGGAGAAGGCCGACGCCGTCTCCCACGGCGCCACAGGGAAGGGGAACGACCAGGTGCGCTTCGAGCTCACCTACTATGCCCTGATGCCCGGGATCCGCGTTATCGCTCCGTGGCGCGAATGGGACCTCACCTCGCGGACCGACCTGGTGAACTACGCGAAGAAGCGCGGCATCCCCACGCCGGTCACCGCCGCCAAGCCGTATTCCAGCGACCGGAACCTGCTCCACATCAGCTTCGAGGGGGGGATCCTCGAGGATCCGTGGATGGAGCCGCCCGAGAGCATGTTCGTCCTCACCCGGTCTCCCGCGAAGGCGCCGAACCGTCCGGAGTACGTGGAGGTCGACTTCTCGCGGGGGATCCCCGTTGCGGTCAACGGGAGGAAGATGGGGCCGGCGAAGCTCCTCGCCCATCTGAACGCCCTCGGGGGGAAGCACGGCATCGGCCGCGTGGACCTCGTCGAGAACCGGTACGTGGGGATGAAGTCCCACGGCGTGTACGAGACGCCGGGCGGGACGATCCTGCACGCGGCGCACAGGGCCGTCGAGTCGCTCACCCTCGACCGCGAGGTGATGCACCTGCGCGATTCCCTCATGCCCCGGTTCGCGGAGCTCATCTACAACGGCTACTGGTATTCCCCGGAGATGGATCTCCTCAAGGGGATGGTCGTCGCGACCCAGGAGAACGTGACGGGCACCGCGCGGCTGAAGCTTTACAAGGGCGGGATCACCGTGGCAGGCCGGAAGAGCCCCGTATCCCTCTACCGGACCGACTTCGCGACGTTCGAGAAAGAGGCGGTTTTCAACCAGGCGGACGCGACCGGGTTCATCAAGATCAACGCGCTGCGCCTCAAGATCCGGTCGATGTTGAAGAACAGGAAAGGCTGACATGGCGAAAAAGAAGGCGTGGGGGGGGCGCTTCGGGGGCGAGACCGACCGGTTCG
Above is a window of Candidatus Deferrimicrobium sp. DNA encoding:
- a CDS encoding argininosuccinate synthase, yielding MKKVKKVVLAYSGGLDTSVILAWLVENYDCEVIAFVADLGQGEELGPVRVKAKRTGASKVYVENVQDEFVSDFVFPALMANAVYEGSYLLGTSIARPLIAKKQIEVVRREKADAVSHGATGKGNDQVRFELTYYALMPGIRVIAPWREWDLTSRTDLVNYAKKRGIPTPVTAAKPYSSDRNLLHISFEGGILEDPWMEPPESMFVLTRSPAKAPNRPEYVEVDFSRGIPVAVNGRKMGPAKLLAHLNALGGKHGIGRVDLVENRYVGMKSHGVYETPGGTILHAAHRAVESLTLDREVMHLRDSLMPRFAELIYNGYWYSPEMDLLKGMVVATQENVTGTARLKLYKGGITVAGRKSPVSLYRTDFATFEKEAVFNQADATGFIKINALRLKIRSMLKNRKG